The Terriglobia bacterium genome includes a region encoding these proteins:
- a CDS encoding TIGR00282 family metallophosphoesterase has protein sequence MQILFIGDIFGSPGRKIVRDHLGHVVETNKVDLVIANAENSAGGFGLTPAIADELFDLGCHVLTTGNHVWDKREIVDYFNSANGDPSGRARKVLRPANYAEGVPGIGVYEGCTAQGQKFAVINLQGRVFMQDTDDPFRKADALLAKISSKVVIVDFHAEATSEKIALGWYLDGRVTAVLGTHTHVPTADTRVLPGGTAYQTDVGMTGPYDSVIGVQKEQVLQRFLTGLPGRFEAAKGDPRFCAVLIGCDETTGRAHSVQRLMLGE, from the coding sequence CTGGGCCATGTAGTGGAGACCAACAAAGTTGATTTAGTAATCGCGAACGCGGAAAACTCCGCAGGCGGATTTGGGCTCACCCCTGCCATTGCCGACGAGCTTTTTGATCTCGGATGCCACGTGCTCACCACCGGCAACCACGTCTGGGACAAGCGCGAGATTGTTGATTACTTCAATTCGGCCAATGGCGATCCCAGCGGACGAGCGCGGAAAGTGTTGCGTCCCGCAAATTATGCGGAAGGCGTGCCCGGCATTGGTGTCTACGAGGGCTGCACCGCGCAGGGGCAGAAATTTGCCGTCATCAATTTACAAGGCCGCGTCTTTATGCAAGATACTGACGATCCTTTCCGCAAAGCCGATGCACTGCTGGCAAAGATCAGCAGCAAGGTAGTGATCGTTGATTTCCATGCTGAAGCCACGTCAGAAAAAATCGCACTGGGCTGGTACCTTGATGGACGCGTGACGGCTGTCCTGGGCACGCACACTCACGTGCCGACGGCAGACACAAGGGTCTTACCGGGGGGCACAGCGTATCAAACCGATGTCGGAATGACTGGCCCGTATGATAGCGTGATCGGCGTGCAGAAAGAGCAGGTTCTACAGCGCTTCCTGACTGGGCTGCCGGGCCGGTTTGAGGCCGCCAAGGGCGATCCGCGATTTTGCGCGGTACTGATTGGTTGCGATGAAACCACAGGTCGCGCGCATTCCGTGCAGCGGCTGATGCTGGGCGAATAG
- a CDS encoding tetratricopeptide repeat protein, which translates to MKRVLVTFVLALTTAAWGQGSSPSQQPPAQPPAGQPTAGQQPAAGGDQANLPTSQKVIKDPAEYNAYITALNTTDPAAKGAAMEAFVAQYPNSIVKIDALEQAMGAYQQANNQQKVEQIARQILTIEPNNVRALAIVVFLERGQIKDAATGAKARGDAERGLQELPNWKPADVSAADQEKLRNQMTDIFAGTAAFGALQQKDYAAARKYYEQALKVDPNDLGNNYQIAIALLESNPMDPLGFWYGAKALSIAQKQNPQAFQAWSPYFLSRYKKYHGNTDDWNQRMATAATETAPPPNFVASIPLAPTPCDLAAQAVQQNDPSQLSFSDYELVLSCRDKTPANKDAAEKVWAFIQSKEKNGEAKLKMPGVKVIAAPDASTLEVALSEDNQTANKADMRVTMDKPMTKPPAVGSSVDVIGVISEYTPDPFMFTMIKGEVPGAKPAAKTPARKGPAKKATTKKKASK; encoded by the coding sequence ATGAAAAGAGTGCTTGTCACGTTTGTGCTTGCGCTAACCACAGCAGCCTGGGGTCAGGGAAGTTCACCATCGCAACAGCCGCCGGCGCAACCACCCGCCGGCCAACCGACCGCCGGTCAACAGCCCGCTGCAGGTGGCGATCAGGCCAATCTTCCCACCAGCCAGAAAGTGATTAAAGATCCGGCGGAATATAACGCCTATATCACCGCGTTAAATACCACGGATCCGGCAGCCAAAGGCGCGGCGATGGAAGCGTTTGTCGCCCAATATCCCAACAGCATCGTCAAGATTGACGCGCTGGAGCAGGCCATGGGGGCCTACCAGCAGGCCAACAACCAGCAAAAAGTTGAGCAGATTGCCAGACAGATTCTTACGATTGAGCCGAACAATGTGCGTGCTTTGGCCATCGTGGTCTTTCTTGAGCGCGGCCAGATTAAAGATGCGGCCACTGGCGCAAAAGCCCGTGGCGATGCCGAGCGCGGCTTGCAGGAACTGCCCAACTGGAAACCCGCGGACGTTTCTGCTGCGGACCAGGAAAAGCTGCGCAACCAGATGACTGATATCTTCGCCGGCACGGCAGCCTTCGGTGCTTTGCAGCAAAAAGATTACGCCGCTGCGCGCAAATATTATGAGCAGGCGCTGAAAGTCGATCCCAACGACCTGGGCAACAACTATCAGATTGCCATCGCGCTCTTGGAATCGAATCCCATGGATCCTCTGGGCTTCTGGTATGGCGCCAAGGCGCTGAGCATTGCGCAAAAGCAAAATCCCCAGGCTTTCCAGGCTTGGTCGCCGTATTTTCTCTCAAGGTACAAGAAGTACCACGGCAACACGGATGACTGGAACCAGCGCATGGCTACCGCCGCCACAGAGACTGCTCCACCGCCGAATTTTGTCGCCAGCATTCCGCTGGCGCCCACGCCGTGCGACCTGGCCGCCCAGGCTGTGCAGCAGAATGATCCCAGCCAGCTTTCGTTTAGCGACTATGAACTCGTGCTTTCCTGCCGTGACAAGACTCCCGCGAACAAAGATGCCGCCGAAAAAGTGTGGGCGTTCATCCAGTCAAAAGAGAAAAATGGCGAAGCCAAGCTGAAGATGCCCGGAGTGAAGGTGATCGCAGCTCCGGATGCCAGCACGCTGGAGGTTGCGCTCAGCGAGGACAACCAGACGGCCAACAAGGCTGACATGCGCGTTACCATGGACAAGCCGATGACCAAGCCACCTGCAGTCGGTTCCAGCGTGGACGTGATCGGAGTGATCTCAGAGTACACGCCTGACCCGTTCATGTTCACCATGATCAAGGGTGAAGTGCCGGGCGCCAAACCTGCAGCCAAAACGCCGGCCAGGAAGGGTCCTGCGAAGAAGGCTACTACGAAAAAGAAAGCCAGCAAGTAA
- a CDS encoding SDR family oxidoreductase, with the protein MDHILNGKIALVTGGGRGIGAAIALKLAGLGATTIVCGRTLARLQHTAGQIRAAGGQGEAMACDVADWNSVAALADRVQKTFGRLDVLVNNAGIGTFGGPLHTMPTDKWDAMFNTNLRGVFYMIRAFAPIMISTGGGDIVNISSLAGKNAVPKGAAYSATKWGLNGLTYSVAEELRGHKIRVAVVCPGSTLTEFGAHEGKSPDKMLIAEDVAHAVEMLVTLRPQAFISEVLLRPTQKP; encoded by the coding sequence ATGGACCATATTTTGAACGGCAAAATTGCGCTGGTCACCGGCGGAGGACGCGGAATTGGCGCCGCCATCGCTCTTAAACTGGCGGGCTTGGGTGCAACTACCATTGTCTGCGGACGCACGCTGGCCCGCCTGCAACACACGGCAGGCCAGATCCGCGCGGCAGGCGGCCAGGGTGAAGCCATGGCCTGCGATGTCGCCGACTGGAACTCAGTGGCCGCGCTGGCGGATCGTGTGCAAAAGACGTTTGGCCGGCTCGATGTGCTGGTCAACAATGCCGGGATCGGCACATTTGGCGGCCCGCTGCACACCATGCCCACGGACAAATGGGACGCCATGTTCAACACCAACCTGCGCGGCGTCTTTTATATGATTCGGGCCTTTGCGCCAATCATGATCTCCACCGGCGGTGGCGACATTGTGAATATTTCATCGCTGGCCGGAAAAAATGCCGTGCCGAAAGGCGCAGCTTACTCGGCCACAAAATGGGGGCTGAACGGACTGACGTATTCCGTGGCAGAGGAACTGCGCGGACACAAAATCCGGGTGGCTGTCGTCTGTCCCGGGTCGACGCTGACGGAGTTCGGAGCGCATGAAGGCAAGAGCCCGGACAAAATGCTGATTGCGGAAGACGTGGCCCATGCGGTGGAAATGCTGGTTACCTTGAGACCGCAGGCGTTCATCAGCGAGGTGCTTTTAAGACCGACGCAAAAGCCGTGA
- the nuoI gene encoding NADH-quinone oxidoreductase subunit NuoI codes for MSIFRVFGDLAGIAKGMSVTLREMFAPTIVEDYPNKKLPNEGAVFQERFRGLHELQRDENGLEKCVACFLCAAACPSNCIYIEAAENTEENRISGAERYAKVYNIDYNRCIFCGYCVEACPTDAITHGHGFKLATFNASNLVYRKEALLVPVPANAGKPLAPQEPVMVPEKRIG; via the coding sequence ATGTCGATCTTTCGTGTCTTTGGCGACCTGGCTGGCATCGCGAAGGGAATGTCCGTGACCCTGCGGGAGATGTTTGCTCCTACCATTGTTGAGGATTATCCCAACAAAAAGCTGCCGAATGAGGGCGCGGTTTTTCAGGAGCGCTTCCGTGGGCTGCATGAGTTGCAGCGCGATGAAAACGGCCTGGAAAAATGCGTTGCCTGTTTCCTGTGCGCGGCCGCGTGCCCCTCAAACTGCATTTACATTGAAGCCGCCGAAAACACTGAAGAGAACCGCATCAGCGGCGCTGAGCGCTATGCCAAGGTCTATAACATCGATTACAACCGCTGCATCTTCTGCGGATATTGTGTTGAAGCTTGTCCCACAGACGCCATCACGCACGGCCACGGCTTTAAGCTGGCCACGTTCAACGCCAGCAATCTGGTCTATCGCAAAGAAGCTCTGCTGGTTCCCGTGCCCGCCAACGCCGGCAAGCCACTGGCTCCACAAGAGCCGGTGATGGTGCCGGAAAAGCGGATCGGGTGA
- a CDS encoding nucleotidyltransferase domain-containing protein gives MKKELKRTLLDLVALSGFDHPKNLIHLFVGGSELHGAKVGQTDDTDLYGVYVEQQEQALGLNPSEHFVWSTAGDERRNGPDDVDVTLYSLRKWAAMAAKGNATALHFLFAEPQEVASETWRKIQANRELFLSRNSAKQFLGFADDQFKRLTGEKGSGKKGQRPEYIGKFGYDTKAAMHGLRLLYECLELMAHKRITLPRPEKDLLIEVRSGEWTLDRVLAHARSLAREVEEAVAILPLPENVDRVAISKLVAQVHLEFWIQLK, from the coding sequence ATGAAAAAAGAACTCAAAAGAACGCTTTTAGACTTGGTTGCGCTCTCCGGCTTTGACCATCCGAAGAATCTCATTCACCTCTTTGTCGGCGGCTCGGAATTGCATGGCGCCAAAGTCGGGCAGACAGATGACACCGATCTTTATGGCGTTTATGTCGAACAACAGGAACAAGCACTTGGCCTTAATCCCAGCGAACACTTCGTTTGGTCCACGGCTGGAGATGAGCGCCGCAACGGGCCTGACGATGTTGACGTAACTCTCTACTCTCTTCGTAAATGGGCGGCCATGGCGGCCAAGGGCAATGCCACGGCTCTGCATTTTCTGTTTGCTGAACCGCAGGAAGTCGCGTCCGAGACATGGAGGAAGATTCAAGCAAACCGCGAACTGTTCCTGTCGCGCAACTCAGCCAAACAATTTCTTGGATTTGCCGACGACCAATTTAAGAGGCTCACGGGCGAAAAGGGAAGCGGTAAAAAAGGACAGAGGCCAGAGTACATCGGCAAGTTCGGCTATGACACTAAGGCCGCCATGCACGGCCTGCGGCTGCTGTACGAATGTCTGGAACTCATGGCGCATAAACGCATCACCCTGCCGCGCCCGGAAAAGGACTTGCTGATTGAAGTGCGTAGTGGAGAGTGGACTCTGGATCGGGTTTTGGCTCACGCAAGAAGTTTAGCCAGGGAAGTGGAAGAGGCAGTCGCTATCTTGCCGCTGCCGGAGAATGTTGATCGAGTCGCGATCTCTAAGCTTGTGGCGCAGGTGCATTTGGAGTTCTGGATTCAACTAAAATGA